Proteins found in one Lepeophtheirus salmonis chromosome 9, UVic_Lsal_1.4, whole genome shotgun sequence genomic segment:
- the LOC121124849 gene encoding uncharacterized protein has product MGRRWPNGTVPYNIHPNASSLALEIKKAMDYIEKQTCVKFVKRNTETSFLYIIATENLQCSSYVGYFPNQYTRMSLNTKKCNNGKTIQHELLHALGFTHEHTRPDRDDYLKINWDNIKEDTYREFYRYVEKSSDIRDCTQSSLTNKSECTRGELVTTEGLPYDYGSIMHYSEKAFTKNSSSKTMEPIQKIPFGIEMGKTRSLSYWDILKIRKAYNCSMCLTLGLKKTCKFPFKYYGKMYYTCTDAASDTPWCATEVREDTKEYTEYDYCEPSCIQCGTSNHPFKSCNQTTEGEKGTPQLEDYPWHVFIMKWKEDVVKCEGAILTKHHAISAASCIKEYDNEILVIKTGSVDSQAFSTPYILYYISDKAYHPDYDSTTHENDIVILTAEFNIVPNVNLIPVCLPQVSTHDFTNMLATYTGVDIPAISTHTKLGFLITKIVNDNKFKSSHSLCAQAINTSSNGNWGSPLVAKVDGSCALIGIHSKQTEGDKILKFTRIDRYLDWIKPKILHYYIVYKEYSFWESVNDEINGN; this is encoded by the exons ATGGGTCGTCGTTGGCCAAATGGTACCGTACCATATAATATTCACCCAAATGCCTCAAGTCTTgcacttgaaataaaaaaggccATGGACTACATAGAGAAACAAACATGCGTGAAGTTTGTTAAAAGAAACACGGAGACTTCGTTCTTGTACATCATTGCAAcagaaaatttacaatgtagCTCATATGTTGGTTATTTTCCGAATCAATACACTCGTATGTCTTTGAACACCAAAAAATGCAAc AATGGAAAAACCATCCAGCACGAATTGCTCCATGCTCTTGGTTTTACACACGAACATACACGTCCTGATAGAGATGACTATCTGAAAATTAATTGGGATAATATCAAAGAAGATACATATCGAGAATTTTATAGATATGTCGAGAAAAGTAGTGATATAAGAGATTGCACACAAAGCTCTCTCACAAATAAATCAGAATGTACACGCGGAGAATTAGTGACAACTGAGGGTTTACCTTACGATTATGGCTCAATTATGCATTATTCAGAAAAAGC TTTTACGAAAAACAGTTCATCCAAAACAATGgaaccaattcaaaaaattccatttgGAATAGAAATGGGAAAAACTAGAAGCTTAAGCTACTgggacattttaaaaataaggaaagctTACAATTGCT CCATGTGCTTAACATTAGGCCTAAAAAAAACCTGCAAATtccctttcaaatattatggaaaaatgtACTATACATGTACTGATGCTGCCAGTGATACACCCTGGTGCGCAACAGAAGTTAGGGAAGATACGAAAGAATATACCGAATATGACTACTGCGAACCAAGTTGTATAC AATGTGGAACCTCCAACCATCCTTTTAAATCTTGTAATCAAACAACAGAGGGAGAAAAAGGAACTCCTCAATTGGAAGATTATCCCTGGCATGTATTCATTATGAAATGGAAGGAGGATGTTGTGAAGTGTGAAGGGGCCATACTGACAAAACATCATGCCATCAGTGCAGCAAGTTGCATCAAAGAATATGACAACGAAATACTAGTA ATTAAAACAGGAAGTGTGGACAGTCAAGCCTTTTCAActccatatatattgtattatatcaGCGATAAAGCATATCACCCAGACTACGACTCAACAACCCATGAAAATGACATTGTCATTTTAACCGCAGAATTTAACATTGTGCCTAATGTAAATTTAATCCCTGTTTGTTTACCGCAAGTAAGCACTCACGACTTTACCAACATGCTTGCTACAT ATACAGGAGTTGATATTCCCGCTATTTCAACGCACACTAAATTAGGATTCCTAATCACAAAGATTGTAAACgacaacaaatttaaaagttcCCATTCGCTGTGTGCTCAAGCTATAAATACTTCCTCAAATGGAAACTGGGGATCGCCTCTAGTTGCAAAAGTTGATGGATCATGCGCTTTGATTGGAATACATTCAAAACAGACTGAAGgagacaaaattttaaagttcacTCGTATTGATCGTTACTTGGATTGGATCAAACCGAAAATATTACACTATTATATCGTATATAAAGAGTATAGCTTTTGGGAGTCTGTTAATGATGAAATTAATGgaaattaa